In the genome of Pseudomonas sp. HS6, one region contains:
- a CDS encoding TetR/AcrR family transcriptional regulator, which translates to MAPRIKTSERIVQNSLELFNQQGERSISTNHIAAHMEISPGNLYYHFPNKQAIIAVLFSEYESLVDSFLRPPQGRAATVEDKRFYLKELLSAMWRYRFLHRDLEHLLDSDPELAGRYRRFSQRCVIQGAAIYEGFVAAGILKMDRVQIESLTLNAWIILTSWVRFLCTTRENSNYLSEQAIKRGVYQVLVLEAGFVTEQARDEVNALFEEFYVPLAQALEERS; encoded by the coding sequence ATGGCCCCACGGATCAAAACCAGCGAGCGCATCGTGCAGAACAGCCTCGAGCTGTTCAATCAGCAGGGCGAGCGCAGCATCAGCACCAATCACATCGCGGCCCACATGGAGATTTCTCCGGGCAACCTGTACTACCACTTCCCCAACAAGCAGGCGATCATCGCCGTATTGTTCAGTGAGTACGAAAGCCTTGTGGACAGCTTCCTGCGCCCGCCTCAGGGGCGTGCGGCGACGGTCGAGGACAAGCGTTTCTACCTCAAGGAACTGCTTTCGGCGATGTGGCGCTACCGCTTTCTGCATCGCGATCTCGAGCATTTGCTCGACAGCGACCCGGAGCTGGCCGGGCGTTACCGGCGCTTTTCCCAGCGCTGCGTGATTCAGGGGGCAGCAATCTATGAAGGCTTTGTCGCCGCTGGCATCCTGAAGATGGACCGGGTGCAGATCGAGTCCCTGACCCTCAACGCGTGGATCATCCTCACCTCATGGGTGCGCTTTTTGTGCACGACCCGGGAAAACTCCAATTACCTCAGCGAGCAGGCCATTAAACGCGGCGTGTATCAGGTGCTGGTGCTGGAAGCGGGATTCGTCACCGAGCAGGCCCGCGATGAGGTCAACGCACTGTTCGAAGAGTTCTACGTACCGTTGGCCCAGGCCCTCGAAGAAAGGTCCTGA
- a CDS encoding sulfurtransferase: protein MPIAQLISPTTLDARKEQPGLVILDCRFALEDPDYGQRSYAEGHIAGASYADLERDLSGPVTKGVTGRHPLPEPAALIERLQAFGISNESDVVLYDDGPGAYAARAWWLLAWLGKRDGVFILDGGLKAWHAAGLPLSLDAPSVARGTFSGQADKNLLLSAEQLQQRLGQPSLTLLDARALPRFKGEVEPIDPIAGHIPGARCAAFTDNLGSDGRFLPSDQLKQRFAAKLGERSPADLVAYCGSGVTACHNLFALCLAGYPLGSLYAGSWSEWINEPSRGIATGE from the coding sequence ATGCCGATTGCGCAACTGATCAGCCCGACCACGCTGGATGCCCGCAAGGAGCAACCGGGGCTGGTGATTCTTGATTGCCGTTTTGCCCTCGAAGATCCGGATTACGGCCAGCGCAGCTATGCCGAAGGGCACATTGCCGGGGCGAGCTATGCCGATCTTGAGCGAGACCTCAGCGGCCCGGTGACCAAGGGTGTGACCGGGCGCCATCCGCTGCCGGAGCCGGCAGCGTTAATTGAGCGCCTGCAAGCCTTCGGTATCAGCAACGAAAGCGACGTAGTTCTGTATGACGACGGCCCCGGTGCCTACGCGGCGCGGGCCTGGTGGTTGCTGGCCTGGCTGGGCAAGCGCGATGGCGTGTTCATTCTCGATGGCGGGCTCAAGGCCTGGCACGCGGCGGGTCTGCCGCTGAGCCTGGATGCGCCTTCGGTGGCTCGCGGAACGTTCAGCGGGCAGGCGGACAAAAACCTGCTGCTCAGCGCCGAGCAATTGCAGCAGCGCCTCGGTCAGCCAAGCCTGACCCTTCTTGATGCCCGCGCCTTGCCGCGTTTCAAGGGCGAAGTGGAACCGATCGACCCGATTGCCGGGCACATTCCCGGCGCGCGATGCGCGGCGTTCACCGACAATCTGGGCAGCGATGGGCGTTTCCTGCCGTCCGACCAGCTCAAGCAGCGCTTTGCCGCGAAACTCGGCGAGCGGTCGCCAGCCGATCTGGTGGCGTATTGCGGTTCCGGGGTGACGGCGTGTCATAACCTGTTCGCCCTGTGCCTGGCGGGTTATCCATTGGGTTCGCTGTATGCCGGGTCGTGGAGCGAGTGGATCAATGAGCCGTCGCGCGGTATTGCCACCGGCGAATAA